One region of Chryseobacterium muglaense genomic DNA includes:
- a CDS encoding LytR/AlgR family response regulator transcription factor — MKIAIIEDELLAVNYLKDLLDNQTIVPVTETVILRSKKQAIEFFQKDSADLLFMDIHLGDGMSLEIFEQVELFTPIIFITAFDEYAIRVFKHFTIDYLLKPFEQEDLHKALQKFISIRGNFDTEPVLKSISALYKSNDTEKMKHFMVTDGNKIKSVPQEDTAYFFASGKYLFLTTTDNRTYIYDDTIKDIIYKLTPSLFFKINRKFIINKKAIVEIIKHSSQKIELKLSPAPEINSDVFVSKRQISDFLLWVAN, encoded by the coding sequence ATGAAAATTGCAATCATAGAAGATGAGTTATTGGCGGTTAATTATCTGAAAGATCTTTTAGATAACCAAACCATTGTCCCTGTTACAGAGACTGTGATTCTTCGTTCAAAAAAGCAAGCGATTGAGTTTTTTCAAAAGGATTCTGCAGATCTTCTTTTTATGGATATTCACCTTGGTGACGGCATGAGTCTGGAAATTTTTGAGCAGGTAGAGCTTTTCACACCGATTATTTTTATCACTGCTTTTGATGAATATGCGATTCGGGTTTTCAAACATTTTACTATAGATTATCTTCTAAAACCTTTTGAACAAGAAGATTTGCATAAAGCTTTACAGAAATTTATATCGATAAGGGGAAATTTCGATACCGAACCAGTATTAAAGTCTATTTCCGCCCTATATAAGTCTAATGATACTGAAAAGATGAAGCACTTTATGGTAACAGACGGCAACAAAATAAAGTCTGTGCCGCAGGAAGATACTGCTTATTTTTTTGCATCAGGGAAATATCTTTTTTTAACAACCACAGATAATAGAACTTATATTTATGATGATACGATTAAAGATATCATCTATAAATTAACTCCGTCACTATTTTTTAAAATCAACCGAAAGTTTATTATCAATAAAAAGGCAATCGTTGAAATCATTAAACATTCAAGTCAAAAAATTGAATTAAAACTTTCTCCCGCACCGGAAATTAATTCCGATGTCTTCGTTAGTAAAAGACAAATTTCGGATTTCTTACTTTGGGTGGCAAATTAA